One Helianthus annuus cultivar XRQ/B chromosome 12, HanXRQr2.0-SUNRISE, whole genome shotgun sequence genomic region harbors:
- the LOC110920280 gene encoding uncharacterized protein LOC110920280, which translates to MTNVQRNHLNQASSSSSSTRAEKRKGYNKRYYAARKENNKVLKFGSGEVSQSASSLSLMSNRLAERTPLRSLQTNITQFTQMTNVNASSISTMQRKEYNGMHISNGVRIQPLTLLPQFSEVVDQPSFQNENVEDDPYNFVYDRLPREHRVLKERGACPDCGAKRFQFEFDTFCCMSRKTVLANSEIPEELHRLFTSQDEIGNIFRQNIRAYNTNFSFASMGVTLDDTLNNMRDGVYTFRAHRGIYHKINQLVSRDGTPRYLQLYFYDPDAELDLRLQWPNLDRCITQILTRVLSTNPYVDTFRRLAELGPLDNYRVTLNASVELDQRVYNRPTTSEVAGIWVEGNDNITSYKRSIVVYGRSEYSQTIQPYFSCYDPLSYPLFFPNGESGWHANIPRHGVSINEVRNNDNIEGEMEEANTRSGRTTVAMREYYCYKFQIRSTENVLLFGGRLLQQFVVDVYIKIETSRLEFCERNQAKIRADLYQGLVDCVNAGEVHANRVGKRIVLPASFIGGPRDMRRRFLDAMTLVQDDGKPDIFLTMTCNPKWPEICDNLHVGQTAQDCPDLVSRVFRGKLEDLKEQLFKKHILGEVKSYVYVIEFQKRGLPHAHFLLIMYPQHKINNADHYDKVVCAEIPNKQRHPKLHEMVVKHMIHGPCGNLRLSSPCMQGDPKICHFHYPRQFNEQATQGEDAYPLYRRRDTGIEVDIRGITLDNRWVVPYNPRLLMMFNCHINVEVCSSIKSVKYLFKYVYKGHDKQVIQVDQSEPGVVVNEIKSFQDARYISPPEAMWRIFSFSLSQISPSVLALQLHLPNNQMVRFRDDDLMSNIVDRERDKRTMLTAFFERNRIDETARVYLYKDFPKHFTWNGSTRRWNPRGRKNQRGRIVSANPAEG; encoded by the exons ATGACTAATGTACAACGAAACCATCTTAATCAAGCTTCTAGCTCGAGTTCATCTACCAGAGCTGAAAAACGAAAAGGGTATAACAAAAGATATTATGCTGCACGCAAAGAAAATAACAAAGTCCTGAAATTTGGGAGTGGTGAGGTCTCCCAAAGTGCTTCATCACTATCTTTAATGAGTAATAGATTAGCAGAAAGGACACCGTTAAGAAGTTTACAGACTAATATTACTCAATTTACCCAAATGACAAACGTGAATGCATCAAGTATTTCTACCATGCAACGTAAGGAGTACAATGGAATGCATATTTCAAACG GTGTTCGAATTCAACCACTTACACTTTTACCTCAATTTTCTGAAGTAGTTGATCAACCTTCCTTCCAAAATGAGAATGTAGAAGATGATCCATATAACTTTGTTTACGATCGTTTACCCAGAGAACATCGTGTTTTAAAAGAACGTGGTGCATGTCCTGATTGTGGAGCAAAACGTTTTCAATTTGAATTTGATACCTTTTGTTGTATGAGTAGGAAAACTGTGTTAGCAAATTCAGAAATTCCAGAGGAATTGCACCGACTTTTCACATCGCAAGATGAAATTGGAAATATTTTTAGGCAAAACATTCGTGCTTATAACACGAATTTTTCTTTTGCCTCAATGGGAGTGACGTTGGATGATACATTGAACAATATGAGAGACGGTGTATATACTTTTCGTGCACATAGAGGAATATATCACAAAATCAACCAATTAGTTTCGAGGGATGGAACCCCTAGGTACCTGCAGTTGTATTTTTATGATCCTGATGCCGAGTTAGATCTCAGGCTCCAATGGCCAAATCTTGATCGTTGTATTACTCAGATTTTGACACGCGTTCTTTCTACAAACCCATATGTTGATACATTTAGAAGACTTGCAGAACTAGGACCTCTGGACAACTATAGAGTCACTTTGAATGCTTCGGTTGAACTTGACCAAAGGGTGTACAACCGACCAACGACATCGGAG GTTGCTGGTATTTGGGTTGAAGGTAATGACAATATTACTTCGTATAAACGAAGTATTGTTGTGTATGGTAGGTCTGAATATAGCCAAACTATTCAACCGTACTTCAGTTGTTACGATCCATTGTCGTATCCTCTATTTTTTCCTAATGGTGAGTCGGGTTGGCATGCAAACATACCACGTCACGGAGTATCAATAAATGAGGTTCGAAACAATGACAACATCGAAGGAGAAATGGAAG AGGCTAACACACGAAGTGGTAGAACAACCGTGGCTATGCGAGAGTACTACTGTTACAAGTTCCAGATTCGATCTACCGAAAACGTGCTTCTGTTCGGTGGTAGACTGCTACAACAGTTTGTGGTAGATGTTTACATAAAAATTGAGACGTCACGCTTAGAATTTTGTGAGAGAAACCAGGCTAAGATACGGGCCGATTTGTACCAAGGTCTTGTGGATTGCGTCAATGCTGGTGAGGTTCATGCAAACAGAGTCGGGAAAAGAATTGTGTTGCCTGCATCTTTCATCGGAGGGCCTCGCGACATGCGACGTCGGTTTCTAGATGCGATGACTTTAGTTCAAGATGACGGCAAGCCTGATATATTCCTTACAATGACGTGTAATCCTAAGTGGCCTGAGATATGTGATAATTTACATGTTGGTCAAACTGCACAAGATTGTCCAGACCTTGTTTCAAGAGTGTTCCGGGGTAAATTAGAAGATCTTAAGGAACAACTCTTCAAGAAACATATCCTTGGGGAAGTTAAGTCATACGTTTATGTCATCGAATTTCAAAAGCGTGGTTTGCCGCACGCACATTTTCTCCTTATCATGTACCCGCAACACAAGATCAATAACGCGGACCATTATGATAAGGTTGTGTGTGCTGAAATTCCTAACAAACAAAGACATCCCAAATTGCATGAGATGGTTGTCAAGCACATGATTCACGGTCCTTGCGGCAATTTACGATTAAGCAGTCCTTGTATGCAGGGTGATCCTAAAATTTGTCATTTTCACTATCCTAGACAATTTAATGAACAGGCAACACAAGGAGAAGATGCGTATCCGTTGTATCGAAGGAGAGACACCGGGATAGAAGTGGATATACGAGGAATAACCCTTGATAATAGATGGGTGGTCCCATATAACCCAAGGCTTTTGATGATGTTTAACTGCCACATCAATGTTGAAGTTTGCTCAAGTATAAAATCTGTGAAATATCTTTTTAAATATGTTTATAAAGGACATGACAAACAGGTTATTCAAGTTGATCAAAGTGAGCCAGGGGTTGTTGTTAATGAGATAAAGAGCTTTCAAGATGCACGCTACATATCGCCCCCAGAGGCTATGTGGCGCATTTTTTCCTTCTCTCTTTCTCAAATCTCTCCTTCTGTTTTAGCCTTACAACTTCATCTCCCAAATAATCAGATGGTTAGATTTAGAGATGATGACTTAATGTCTAATATTGTTGATAGGGAAAGGGATAAGAGAACCATGCTAACAGCATTTTTTGAGAGAAATAGAATCGATGAAACAGCAAGGGTATATttgtataaagattttccaaaacACTTTACATGGAATGGAAGCACACGTCGTTGGAATCCTCGTGGCCGTAAAAACCAAAGAGGTCGTATCGTTTCCGCTAATCCAGCCGAAGGATAA
- the LOC110920281 gene encoding putative F-box protein At3g24700, which produces MADLPIETIFEILTRVPAKVVGRSKSVCKEWYALLSTRDFTRVHCSRSLVSSNQRVLLIDDLTCSVHLIIFQSYDYGPRSIVTLPFDHQNNDVSILSHLNGLLCVCLNHTNELLLWNPTTTAFKRLSTPDSLGIYINNLDAIGLYADDADDYKVLHIKRRCGVYESYVYSRELNFWRNIPFLTRQEYLSPNFYWSPGTFCGGTLYFTLCECWVGGTNVVICFDINTKQFKEISFPPVPSTGFVQGVLVNVKNELHMFATTGWFEITIDLWTLKEDYWIKVLSCPPIPPISLSLWGDITHYVTNGNWFVMIKLGKLFTIEMDTKPFEILYPVTWFRGYKGAVFVETVVSPSI; this is translated from the coding sequence ATGGCTGACCTTCCTATTGAAACCATATTTGAGATATTAACGAGGGTGCCAGCGAAGGTCGTAGGACGTTCTAAGAGTGTTTGTAAGGAATGGTATGCGTTGCTGTCAACTCGAGATTTCACAAGGGTACATTGTTCTCGCTCATTAGTTTCATCTAACCAGAGAGTTCTCTTAATTGACGACCTAACATGCTCTGTTCATCTGATCATCTTTCAATCCTATGATTATGGGCCAAGGTCAATAGTTACATTACCATTCGACCACCAAAATAATGATGTGTCAATACTTTCACATTTGAATGGATTGTTGTGTGTTTGCTTGAATCATACAAACGAGTTGcttctttggaatccaacaacTACTGCTTTCAAGCGTTTGTCAACACCTGATTCTCTTGGAATCTATATAAATAATCTTGATGCCATTGGTTTGTATGCTGATGATGCCGATGATTACAAGGTCTTGCATATCAAGCGTAGGTGTGGTGTATATGAAAGCTATGTTTATTCTAGGGAATTAAACTTTTGGAGAAATATTCCTTTCTTAACAAGACAAGAGTACCTTAGCCCCAATTTCTATTGGTCACCAGGCACATTTTGTGGTGGTACTCTGTATTTCACTCTTTGCGAATGTTGGGTTGGAGGTACAAATGTGGTGATTTGTTTTGATATTAATACAAAGCAGTTCAAGGAGATAAGCTTTCCACCTGTTCCATCTACGGGATTTGTTCAAGGTGTTTTAGTGAATGTAAAAAATGAGCTTCACATGTTTGCTACGACTGGCTGGTTTGAGATAACAATTGACCTATGGACGTTAAAAGAGGATTACTGGATTAAGGTCTTATCATGTCCTCCGATCCCCCCAATATCATTGTCATTGTGGGGCGATATAACACATTACGTGACGAATGGTAATTGGTTTGTGATGATTAAATTAGGGAAGCTTTTTACTATTGAAATGGATACGAAGCCCTTCGAAATTCTTTATCCAGTTACTTGGTTTCGTGGTTATAAGGGTGCGGTGTTTGTGGAGACCGTCGTTTCACCAAGTATTTAG